A window of the Electrophorus electricus isolate fEleEle1 chromosome 11, fEleEle1.pri, whole genome shotgun sequence genome harbors these coding sequences:
- the trmo gene encoding tRNA (adenine(37)-N6)-methyltransferase isoform X1: MAQTACPCSECIQSLKQQVSVMRKEIRNIRQHADSAVRAHRKQMASLQSVLADGWSPGPRPSRDPGGARASLERGHVQTVPVGYISSCFANKSGTPRQPGICTSSRASLQLRASVFNNPEHALAGLDQYSHVWLIFLFHKNGHVSYKAKVKPPRLNGQRVGVYSTRSPHRPNALGLTLARLEGIAGDTLHLSGVDLIAGTPVLDIKPYIPEYDSPLTRLNVEPRFQQMDSSGTLDAFNTIEEEPGEGEHVSSSQISAKELSGSASGSEVTGASELSKMLAEVKDYLQQGELFAERRPADRAVITGSEPGQDVPSRVSYGPEAYGRIAAWIRDPPVGSLGVRFTPAAEQELAEFGPPESTDTGRPRFQFLRGPEDAAAAIRALLAADPRSVYRRTRCPDRLFFFTLDTADITCWFGDGFAEVLRVRPACVTLDAAVTPAPPQ, from the exons ATGGCCCAAACAGCCTGTCCTTGTTCTGAATGCATCCAAAGCCTCAAACAGCAAGTGTCAGTAATGAGGAAGGAGATCAGGAACATCAG ACAGCACGCGGACAGCGCGGTCCGCGCGCACAGGAAACAAATGGCGTCCCTCCAGTCGGTACTGGCGGATGGTTGGAGCCCCGGGCCGCGGCCGTCACGAGATCCGGGCGGGGCGCGCGCGTCTTTGGAACGAG GTCACGTTCAGACTGTCCCCGTCGGGTACATCAGCTCGTGTTTCGCGAACAAGAGCGGCACCCCACGGCAGCCGGGAATCTGCACGTCGTCTCGCGCGAGTCTGCAGCTACGGGCGTCGGTCTTCAATAACCCGGAGCACGCACTCGCCGGCTTGGACCAGTACTCCCACGTGTG gctcatcttcctctttcatAAGAACGGCCACGTGAGCTACAAAGCCAAGGTGAAGCCCCCGCGGCTCAACGggcagagggtgggggtgtactCCACCCGTAGCCCCCACCGGCCCAACGCCCTCGGACTCACCCTTGCCCGGCTGGAGGGCATTGCAG GTGACACGCTCCACCTGTCAGGTGTGGATCTAATTGCTGGGACTCCTGTGTTGGATATCAAACCTTATATCCCAGAATACGACTCTCCGCTAACGAGGCTAAACGTGGAACCTCGTTTCCAGCAAATGGATTCCTCCGGGACCTTGGATGCTTTCAACACCATTGAAGAAGAACCTGGAGAAGGAGAACACGTATCCTCGTCACAGATCTCAGCCAAGGAGCTGTCTGGGTCAGCCTCTGGGTCAGAGGTGACTGGAGCCAGTGAATTGAGCAAAATGCTAGCTGAAGTGAAAGACTACCTCCAGCAGGGGGAGTTGTTCGCAGAGAGAAGGCCTGCTGACAGAGCTGTAATCACGGGCTCTGAGCCTGGGCAAGATGTGCCCTCCAGGGTGTCCTATGGCCCAGAGGCCTATGGAAGAATCGCAGCCTGGATCAGAGATCCCCCAGTAGGTTCGCTGGGTGTACGCTTTACCCCTGCAGCTGAGCAAGAGCTTGCGGAGTTTGGACCTCCTGAAAGCACAg ACACAGGGCGGCCCAGGTTCCAGTTCCTCAGGGGCCCCGAGGACGCAGCAGCCGCTATCCGGGCGCTGTTAGCGGCTGACCCACGCTCTGTGTACCGGCGCACACGCTGTCCGGATCGCCTCTTCTTCTTCACCCTGGACACAGCCGACATCACCTGCTGGTTTGGCGACGGCTTTGCGGAGGTCCTGCGTGTCCGGCCTGCGTGCGTGACCCTCGATGCTGCAGTAACGCCAGCGCCACCACAGTAA
- the trmo gene encoding tRNA (adenine(37)-N6)-methyltransferase isoform X2 → MHPKPQTASVSNEEGDQEHQHADSAVRAHRKQMASLQSVLADGWSPGPRPSRDPGGARASLERGHVQTVPVGYISSCFANKSGTPRQPGICTSSRASLQLRASVFNNPEHALAGLDQYSHVWLIFLFHKNGHVSYKAKVKPPRLNGQRVGVYSTRSPHRPNALGLTLARLEGIAGDTLHLSGVDLIAGTPVLDIKPYIPEYDSPLTRLNVEPRFQQMDSSGTLDAFNTIEEEPGEGEHVSSSQISAKELSGSASGSEVTGASELSKMLAEVKDYLQQGELFAERRPADRAVITGSEPGQDVPSRVSYGPEAYGRIAAWIRDPPVGSLGVRFTPAAEQELAEFGPPESTDTGRPRFQFLRGPEDAAAAIRALLAADPRSVYRRTRCPDRLFFFTLDTADITCWFGDGFAEVLRVRPACVTLDAAVTPAPPQ, encoded by the exons ATGCATCCAAAGCCTCAAACAGCAAGTGTCAGTAATGAGGAAGGAGATCAGGAACATCAG CACGCGGACAGCGCGGTCCGCGCGCACAGGAAACAAATGGCGTCCCTCCAGTCGGTACTGGCGGATGGTTGGAGCCCCGGGCCGCGGCCGTCACGAGATCCGGGCGGGGCGCGCGCGTCTTTGGAACGAG GTCACGTTCAGACTGTCCCCGTCGGGTACATCAGCTCGTGTTTCGCGAACAAGAGCGGCACCCCACGGCAGCCGGGAATCTGCACGTCGTCTCGCGCGAGTCTGCAGCTACGGGCGTCGGTCTTCAATAACCCGGAGCACGCACTCGCCGGCTTGGACCAGTACTCCCACGTGTG gctcatcttcctctttcatAAGAACGGCCACGTGAGCTACAAAGCCAAGGTGAAGCCCCCGCGGCTCAACGggcagagggtgggggtgtactCCACCCGTAGCCCCCACCGGCCCAACGCCCTCGGACTCACCCTTGCCCGGCTGGAGGGCATTGCAG GTGACACGCTCCACCTGTCAGGTGTGGATCTAATTGCTGGGACTCCTGTGTTGGATATCAAACCTTATATCCCAGAATACGACTCTCCGCTAACGAGGCTAAACGTGGAACCTCGTTTCCAGCAAATGGATTCCTCCGGGACCTTGGATGCTTTCAACACCATTGAAGAAGAACCTGGAGAAGGAGAACACGTATCCTCGTCACAGATCTCAGCCAAGGAGCTGTCTGGGTCAGCCTCTGGGTCAGAGGTGACTGGAGCCAGTGAATTGAGCAAAATGCTAGCTGAAGTGAAAGACTACCTCCAGCAGGGGGAGTTGTTCGCAGAGAGAAGGCCTGCTGACAGAGCTGTAATCACGGGCTCTGAGCCTGGGCAAGATGTGCCCTCCAGGGTGTCCTATGGCCCAGAGGCCTATGGAAGAATCGCAGCCTGGATCAGAGATCCCCCAGTAGGTTCGCTGGGTGTACGCTTTACCCCTGCAGCTGAGCAAGAGCTTGCGGAGTTTGGACCTCCTGAAAGCACAg ACACAGGGCGGCCCAGGTTCCAGTTCCTCAGGGGCCCCGAGGACGCAGCAGCCGCTATCCGGGCGCTGTTAGCGGCTGACCCACGCTCTGTGTACCGGCGCACACGCTGTCCGGATCGCCTCTTCTTCTTCACCCTGGACACAGCCGACATCACCTGCTGGTTTGGCGACGGCTTTGCGGAGGTCCTGCGTGTCCGGCCTGCGTGCGTGACCCTCGATGCTGCAGTAACGCCAGCGCCACCACAGTAA
- the trmo gene encoding tRNA (adenine(37)-N6)-methyltransferase isoform X3 produces the protein MAQTACPCSECIQSLKQQVSVMRKEIRNIRQHADSAVRAHRKQMASLQSVLADGWSPGPRPSRDPGGARASLERGEEAGTSPLFPVSCSRLSGSRQRFIAAQVTFRLSPSGTSARVSRTRAAPHGSRESARRLARVCSYGRRSSITRSTHSPAWTSTPTCGDTLHLSGVDLIAGTPVLDIKPYIPEYDSPLTRLNVEPRFQQMDSSGTLDAFNTIEEEPGEGEHVSSSQISAKELSGSASGSEVTGASELSKMLAEVKDYLQQGELFAERRPADRAVITGSEPGQDVPSRVSYGPEAYGRIAAWIRDPPVGSLGVRFTPAAEQELAEFGPPESTDTGRPRFQFLRGPEDAAAAIRALLAADPRSVYRRTRCPDRLFFFTLDTADITCWFGDGFAEVLRVRPACVTLDAAVTPAPPQ, from the exons ATGGCCCAAACAGCCTGTCCTTGTTCTGAATGCATCCAAAGCCTCAAACAGCAAGTGTCAGTAATGAGGAAGGAGATCAGGAACATCAG ACAGCACGCGGACAGCGCGGTCCGCGCGCACAGGAAACAAATGGCGTCCCTCCAGTCGGTACTGGCGGATGGTTGGAGCCCCGGGCCGCGGCCGTCACGAGATCCGGGCGGGGCGCGCGCGTCTTTGGAACGAGGTGAGGAAGCGGGGACGTCTcccctgtttcctgtttcctgcagCAGGCTTAGCGGTTCACGTCAACGTTTCATCGCTGCTCAGGTCACGTTCAGACTGTCCCCGTCGGGTACATCAGCTCGTGTTTCGCGAACAAGAGCGGCACCCCACGGCAGCCGGGAATCTGCACGTCGTCTCGCGCGAGTCTGCAGCTACGGGCGTCGGTCTTCAATAACCCGGAGCACGCACTCGCCGGCTTGGACCAGTACTCCCACGTGTG GTGACACGCTCCACCTGTCAGGTGTGGATCTAATTGCTGGGACTCCTGTGTTGGATATCAAACCTTATATCCCAGAATACGACTCTCCGCTAACGAGGCTAAACGTGGAACCTCGTTTCCAGCAAATGGATTCCTCCGGGACCTTGGATGCTTTCAACACCATTGAAGAAGAACCTGGAGAAGGAGAACACGTATCCTCGTCACAGATCTCAGCCAAGGAGCTGTCTGGGTCAGCCTCTGGGTCAGAGGTGACTGGAGCCAGTGAATTGAGCAAAATGCTAGCTGAAGTGAAAGACTACCTCCAGCAGGGGGAGTTGTTCGCAGAGAGAAGGCCTGCTGACAGAGCTGTAATCACGGGCTCTGAGCCTGGGCAAGATGTGCCCTCCAGGGTGTCCTATGGCCCAGAGGCCTATGGAAGAATCGCAGCCTGGATCAGAGATCCCCCAGTAGGTTCGCTGGGTGTACGCTTTACCCCTGCAGCTGAGCAAGAGCTTGCGGAGTTTGGACCTCCTGAAAGCACAg ACACAGGGCGGCCCAGGTTCCAGTTCCTCAGGGGCCCCGAGGACGCAGCAGCCGCTATCCGGGCGCTGTTAGCGGCTGACCCACGCTCTGTGTACCGGCGCACACGCTGTCCGGATCGCCTCTTCTTCTTCACCCTGGACACAGCCGACATCACCTGCTGGTTTGGCGACGGCTTTGCGGAGGTCCTGCGTGTCCGGCCTGCGTGCGTGACCCTCGATGCTGCAGTAACGCCAGCGCCACCACAGTAA
- the anp32b gene encoding acidic leucine-rich nuclear phosphoprotein 32 family member B isoform X1, which yields MAILSIYLFQRCFPPWFLLSLTKLAFGSDHYTVPYSPSIRASLCLLGHAEIPPNPKEGRVQLPKGAMDMKKRIHLELRNRTPSDVRELVLDNCRSNEGKIEGLTGEFINLEFLSLINVGLISVSNLPKLGKLKKLELSDNRISGGLDVLAEKLPNLTHLNLSGNKLKDISTLEPLKKLDHLKSLDLFNCEVTNLNDYRESVFKLLPQLTYLDGYDVEDREASDSDGEADGEGVDDDDDEEGEEEEEEEDFDEEDDDDEEEDEVEGEEDDDDISGEDEEEDFGQDGEVDDEDDDDDDDDEEEETTKGEKRKREADDEDDDDDEDDE from the exons ATGGCGATATTGAGTATATATTTGTTTCAGCGCTGTTTCCCTCCATGGTTTCTCCTCTCCCTGACTAAGTTGGCGTTTGGTTCAGATCATTATACAGTCCCATATTCTCCCTCCATTAGGGCATCTCTCTGCCTTTTGGGCCACGCAGAAATCCCACCGAACCCCAAAGAGGGAAGAGTCCAACTTCCAAAGGGCGCCATGGACATGAAAAAGAGGATCCATTTGGAGCTACGAAACAGGACACCCTCTGAT gtacGGGAACTTGTTCTTGATAACTGCAGATCAAATGAGGGGAAAATCGAGGGTCTTACTGGAGAGTTCATCAATCTTGAATTTCTCAGTTTGATAAATGTGGGTTTAATCTCAGTGTCCAATCTCCCTAAGCTTGGAAAACTTAAAAAG CTGGAGCTCAGTGACAACAGAATCTCTGGGGGCCTCGATGTTTTAGCGGAGAAATTGCCCAATCTCACACATCTAAACCTGAGCGGCAACAAACTGAAGGACATCAGTACGCTGGAGCCTTTG AAAAAACTTGACCACTTGAAAAGTCTCGATCTCTTCAACTGTGAAGTGACGAATCTGAATGATTACCGGGAGAGTGTCTTCAAGTTGCTCCCTCAGCTCACCTACCTGGATGGGTATGACGTAGAAGATCGCGAGGCATCCGATTCTGACGGAGAAGCTGACGGAGAAGGAGTggacgacgatgatgatgagG AgggtgaagaggaggaagaagaggaagactttgatgaggaagatgatgatgatgaggaagaggatgaggtagaaggagaggaagatgatgatgacatCAGTGGAGAGGATGAG GAGGAAGACTTTGGCCAGGATGGAGAAGTagatgatgaagatgacgatgatgatgacgacgatgaaG AAGAAGAAACCACAAAGGGTGAGAAGAGAAAGCGAGAAGCGGACGATGAagacgacgatgatgatgaggaCGACGAATAA
- the anp32b gene encoding acidic leucine-rich nuclear phosphoprotein 32 family member B isoform X2 has translation MLSLWCSEEGNSPSLKVRELVLDNCRSNEGKIEGLTGEFINLEFLSLINVGLISVSNLPKLGKLKKLELSDNRISGGLDVLAEKLPNLTHLNLSGNKLKDISTLEPLKKLDHLKSLDLFNCEVTNLNDYRESVFKLLPQLTYLDGYDVEDREASDSDGEADGEGVDDDDDEEGEEEEEEEDFDEEDDDDEEEDEVEGEEDDDDISGEDEEEDFGQDGEVDDEDDDDDDDDEEEETTKGEKRKREADDEDDDDDEDDE, from the exons ATGTTGTCACTCTGGTGCTCTGAAGAAGGAAACTCTCCATCTTTGAAG gtacGGGAACTTGTTCTTGATAACTGCAGATCAAATGAGGGGAAAATCGAGGGTCTTACTGGAGAGTTCATCAATCTTGAATTTCTCAGTTTGATAAATGTGGGTTTAATCTCAGTGTCCAATCTCCCTAAGCTTGGAAAACTTAAAAAG CTGGAGCTCAGTGACAACAGAATCTCTGGGGGCCTCGATGTTTTAGCGGAGAAATTGCCCAATCTCACACATCTAAACCTGAGCGGCAACAAACTGAAGGACATCAGTACGCTGGAGCCTTTG AAAAAACTTGACCACTTGAAAAGTCTCGATCTCTTCAACTGTGAAGTGACGAATCTGAATGATTACCGGGAGAGTGTCTTCAAGTTGCTCCCTCAGCTCACCTACCTGGATGGGTATGACGTAGAAGATCGCGAGGCATCCGATTCTGACGGAGAAGCTGACGGAGAAGGAGTggacgacgatgatgatgagG AgggtgaagaggaggaagaagaggaagactttgatgaggaagatgatgatgatgaggaagaggatgaggtagaaggagaggaagatgatgatgacatCAGTGGAGAGGATGAG GAGGAAGACTTTGGCCAGGATGGAGAAGTagatgatgaagatgacgatgatgatgacgacgatgaaG AAGAAGAAACCACAAAGGGTGAGAAGAGAAAGCGAGAAGCGGACGATGAagacgacgatgatgatgaggaCGACGAATAA